The Amycolatopsis mongoliensis genome includes a window with the following:
- a CDS encoding GNAT family N-acetyltransferase: protein MTEVVTNTAPPLRDEAAVAATAAATASGVHVRTLAEVADLTAVTRLFESIWRPAPGNQPVTPELLRAMVSAGNYVAGAFDGPDLLGACFGFFGGPAKGGLHSHIAGVATAGHGRGIGFALKLHQRAWALRQDVRVISWTFDPLVRRNAHFNLTKLAARPEQYLPDFYGPMHDGINGAGDTDRLMAVWDLASPSVRAAAEGRPARLDAAALRKQGAAVALAAGPDGAPVTGPADAPVVLVAVPPDIEALRLADPGRGRAWRVALREALGGLLAGGASVAGFDRAGWYVIAKEQS from the coding sequence GTGACAGAAGTCGTGACGAACACAGCCCCGCCGCTGCGGGACGAGGCGGCCGTCGCGGCGACCGCCGCCGCCACGGCCTCGGGGGTCCACGTCCGGACCCTGGCCGAGGTCGCCGACCTGACCGCCGTGACCCGGCTCTTCGAGTCGATCTGGCGCCCGGCCCCCGGCAACCAGCCCGTGACGCCCGAACTGCTGCGCGCCATGGTATCGGCGGGCAACTACGTCGCGGGCGCGTTCGACGGGCCCGACCTCCTCGGCGCGTGCTTCGGGTTCTTCGGCGGGCCCGCGAAGGGCGGGCTGCACAGCCACATCGCCGGGGTCGCCACCGCCGGGCACGGACGCGGCATCGGCTTCGCGCTCAAGCTGCACCAGCGCGCGTGGGCCCTGCGCCAGGACGTCCGGGTGATCTCGTGGACGTTCGACCCGCTGGTGCGGCGCAACGCCCACTTCAACCTGACCAAGCTCGCGGCGCGGCCGGAGCAGTACCTGCCGGACTTCTACGGCCCGATGCACGACGGCATCAACGGCGCGGGCGACACCGACCGGCTCATGGCCGTCTGGGACCTGGCGAGCCCGTCCGTGCGGGCGGCCGCCGAGGGCAGGCCGGCCCGGCTCGACGCGGCCGCGCTGAGGAAGCAGGGCGCCGCGGTCGCGCTGGCGGCCGGCCCCGACGGTGCGCCGGTCACCGGGCCCGCCGACGCGCCGGTCGTGCTCGTCGCCGTGCCGCCGGACATCGAGGCGCTCCGGCTCGCCGACCCCGGCCGCGGCCGGGCGTGGCGGGTCGCGCTGCGGGAGGCACTGGGCGGCCTGCTGGCCGGTGGCGCTTCGGTCGCCGGATTCGATCGTGCCGGCTGGTACGTGATCGCGAAGGAGCAGTCGTGA
- a CDS encoding M20 family metallopeptidase: protein MIDDIETLVRCESPSSDHEAVARSAEAVAGIGRRLLGVEPERIVTDGCTHLRWRFGDGPPRVLLLGHHDTVWPLGSLRTHPFSVEDGVLRGPGCFDMKAGVVMALHAAAALPRRDGLSILVTGDEEIGSPRSRALIEEEAKTCEAVFVLEASADGGALKTRRKGVSLYRIEVEGRAAHAGLEPEKGVNAGIEVAHQILAVAALADPDRGTTVVPTALSAGTTTNTVPAAASVAVDVRVWDAAEQERVDRAVRSLRPVHENARIRIAGGINRPPLDVAASKDLFALARKFAAGPLTEAAVGGASDGNFTAGLGIPTLDGLGAVGGGAHADDEHVVVAELPRRTALLAALTETVLAHRSSSVPTNARDESGAAQR, encoded by the coding sequence GTGATCGACGACATCGAGACGCTCGTCCGGTGCGAGTCGCCGTCGTCAGACCACGAAGCCGTCGCCCGCAGCGCCGAAGCCGTCGCCGGGATCGGCCGCCGCCTGCTCGGGGTCGAGCCGGAGCGCATCGTCACCGACGGCTGCACGCACCTGCGCTGGCGGTTCGGCGACGGCCCGCCGCGCGTCCTGCTGCTCGGCCACCACGACACCGTGTGGCCGCTGGGTTCCCTGCGCACGCACCCCTTTTCGGTCGAAGACGGCGTCCTGCGCGGTCCCGGCTGCTTCGACATGAAGGCCGGTGTCGTGATGGCCCTGCACGCCGCCGCGGCGCTGCCCCGCCGGGACGGGCTCTCGATCCTCGTCACCGGCGACGAGGAGATCGGCTCACCGCGGTCGCGTGCGCTGATCGAGGAAGAGGCCAAGACCTGCGAGGCGGTCTTCGTCCTCGAAGCCTCCGCCGACGGCGGTGCGCTGAAGACCCGCCGCAAAGGCGTTTCCCTGTACCGGATCGAGGTCGAGGGCCGCGCCGCGCACGCCGGGCTCGAACCGGAGAAGGGGGTCAACGCGGGGATCGAGGTCGCCCACCAGATCCTCGCCGTGGCCGCGCTCGCCGACCCGGACCGCGGCACCACGGTCGTCCCGACCGCGCTGAGCGCCGGGACGACGACCAACACCGTGCCCGCCGCGGCGAGCGTCGCGGTCGACGTGCGGGTGTGGGACGCCGCCGAGCAGGAGCGCGTCGACCGGGCCGTCCGAAGCCTGCGGCCGGTGCACGAGAACGCCCGGATCCGCATCGCCGGTGGGATCAACCGGCCACCATTGGACGTGGCCGCCTCGAAAGATCTCTTCGCCCTGGCCCGGAAGTTCGCGGCCGGGCCCCTCACCGAGGCGGCGGTCGGGGGCGCGTCCGACGGCAACTTCACGGCCGGGCTGGGCATTCCGACGCTCGACGGCCTCGGCGCGGTGGGCGGCGGCGCCCACGCCGACGACGAACACGTCGTCGTCGCCGAGCTGCCGCGCCGGACCGCGCTGCTCGCCGCCCTCACCGAAACCGTGCTGGCGCACCGGAGTTCGTCCGTCCCGACGAACGCGCGGGACGAATCCGGTGCGGCACAACGGTGA
- a CDS encoding amidohydrolase family protein encodes MHTLLRGGRVVDPGSGFDGLADVLLNDDHVEAVGPGLDAPGATEVDVSGLVVGPGFVDVHSHVHSIAGQRLQAMDGVTTALDLEAGLMPIERAYAEAAAAGRPLHYGFSASWGAARAQVLAGIAPDAQIDSGLAVLGNPQWQRSSSKQELAGWLSLLEAELAKGALGIGVLMGYAPATEPGEFIAVAHLAAKAGVPTYTHVRELVEVDPAIPVDGSVEIAAAAGETGAAMHHCHVNSTSGHHIDRVLVTLDTARREGSRVTVEAYPYGAGSTAVGAAFIDPDRLRLKGLKPSSVVILETGERVRDEGRLRQLRREDPGAPCLLEFLDEADPRDRGLLHQALAFPDAVVASDAMPVSWPDGRSESTEWPLPPGGATHPRTAGTYAKTLRLMVREAEEWSWLEAFRRCSYLPSRLLDDVAPAARRKGHLGVGADADLVVLDPDRVTDAATYADPTRPSVGVRHLYVAGVPVVSEGKLDTGALPGKPLRGEPR; translated from the coding sequence GTGCACACACTCTTGCGGGGTGGCCGGGTCGTGGATCCGGGGAGCGGGTTCGACGGCCTCGCCGACGTCCTCCTGAACGACGACCACGTCGAGGCCGTCGGCCCGGGGCTCGACGCGCCCGGTGCCACCGAAGTCGACGTCAGCGGGCTCGTCGTCGGGCCCGGGTTCGTCGACGTGCACAGCCACGTGCACTCGATCGCCGGGCAGCGGCTGCAGGCCATGGACGGCGTCACCACCGCCCTCGACCTCGAAGCCGGGCTGATGCCGATCGAGCGCGCCTACGCCGAGGCCGCCGCGGCCGGGCGGCCGCTGCACTACGGCTTCTCCGCGTCCTGGGGTGCGGCCCGCGCGCAGGTCCTCGCCGGCATCGCGCCCGACGCGCAGATCGACAGCGGCCTTGCCGTCCTCGGGAACCCGCAGTGGCAACGAAGTTCGTCGAAGCAGGAACTGGCCGGGTGGCTTTCCCTGCTCGAAGCCGAACTCGCGAAGGGCGCCCTCGGCATCGGCGTCCTCATGGGCTACGCGCCCGCGACCGAGCCCGGCGAGTTCATCGCCGTCGCGCACCTGGCCGCGAAGGCCGGCGTGCCCACCTACACCCACGTGCGCGAGCTGGTCGAGGTCGACCCCGCGATCCCGGTCGACGGCTCCGTGGAGATCGCCGCCGCCGCGGGCGAGACCGGTGCCGCGATGCACCACTGCCACGTCAACAGCACCTCCGGCCACCACATCGACCGCGTGCTGGTCACCCTGGACACCGCCCGCCGGGAAGGCTCGCGCGTCACCGTCGAGGCCTATCCGTACGGCGCGGGCAGCACGGCCGTCGGCGCCGCCTTCATCGACCCGGACCGCCTGCGGCTGAAGGGCTTGAAGCCGTCGAGCGTCGTCATCCTGGAGACGGGGGAGCGGGTCCGCGACGAAGGACGCCTGCGGCAGCTGCGGCGGGAAGACCCGGGCGCGCCCTGCCTCCTCGAGTTCCTCGACGAGGCCGACCCCCGCGACCGCGGGCTGCTGCACCAGGCGCTCGCGTTTCCCGACGCCGTCGTCGCCAGCGACGCCATGCCCGTCTCCTGGCCGGACGGCCGCAGCGAGAGCACCGAGTGGCCGCTCCCGCCGGGCGGCGCGACGCACCCGCGGACCGCGGGCACCTACGCCAAGACCCTGCGCCTGATGGTCCGGGAAGCCGAGGAGTGGAGCTGGCTCGAAGCGTTCCGCCGCTGCTCGTACCTGCCGTCGCGGCTCCTCGACGACGTCGCACCCGCCGCCCGCCGCAAGGGGCACCTCGGTGTGGGCGCCGACGCCGACCTCGTGGTCCTCGACCCGGACCGCGTCACCGACGCCGCGACCTACGCCGACCCCACCCGCCCGTCCGTCGGTGTCCGGCACCTGTACGTCGCGGGAGTTCCGGTTGTCAGCGAAGGGAAACTCGACACCGGAGCGCTGCCCGGCAAGCCGCTGCGTGGTGAGCCGCGGTGA
- a CDS encoding TetR/AcrR family transcriptional regulator, with amino-acid sequence MNVKAARASATRESILVTAERLFAEHGVQVVSNRHISEAAGQGNNAAVNYHFGTKVDLVRAIVRRHSERMERLRAELVEAIEDDGDLRDWVACLVRPSTTYLRELGAPTWFARFSAQVMTDPALREIIAEESLASPALARAVAGLNRCLDGLPADVRAERSDMARQLMIHMTAERERALAEGTPTPRATWDDAGTGLIDAITGLLLAPVTPA; translated from the coding sequence ATGAACGTGAAGGCGGCCCGCGCGAGTGCGACGCGGGAGAGCATCCTCGTGACGGCGGAGCGGCTGTTCGCCGAGCACGGGGTGCAGGTGGTGTCCAACCGGCACATCAGCGAGGCCGCCGGGCAGGGCAACAACGCCGCCGTGAACTACCACTTCGGCACCAAGGTCGACCTGGTCCGCGCGATCGTCCGCCGGCACTCGGAGCGGATGGAGCGCCTGCGCGCCGAGCTCGTCGAGGCGATCGAAGACGACGGTGACCTGCGTGACTGGGTGGCCTGCCTGGTCCGCCCGAGCACGACGTACCTGCGGGAGCTGGGCGCCCCGACGTGGTTCGCCCGCTTCAGCGCGCAGGTGATGACCGACCCGGCGCTGCGGGAGATCATCGCGGAGGAGTCACTGGCGTCCCCGGCGCTCGCCCGCGCGGTGGCGGGGCTGAACCGCTGCCTGGACGGCCTGCCGGCGGACGTCCGCGCGGAGCGCAGCGACATGGCCCGCCAGCTGATGATCCACATGACGGCGGAGCGCGAGCGCGCGCTGGCCGAGGGCACCCCGACACCGCGAGCGACCTGGGACGACGCCGGGACGGGCCTGATCGACGCGATCACCGGCCTGCTCCTGGCGCCCGTCACGCCGGCCTGA
- a CDS encoding DUF6010 family protein, translating into MIAVLAPILIGFLYVVLSSLIREPHRRKVNAVMVGGAGAAYLSGGALGPWELAFCAVMTYVAFRGLDSWTFIGIGWLLHTGWDVVHHLKGQPILPFAHDSSFGCAFCDPVIAIWCFTGGRFRRVGAPESRVPGGA; encoded by the coding sequence ATGATCGCAGTGCTCGCGCCGATCCTGATCGGCTTCCTCTACGTCGTCCTCAGCTCGCTGATCCGCGAACCCCACCGGCGGAAGGTCAACGCCGTCATGGTGGGCGGCGCCGGCGCGGCCTACCTCTCCGGCGGCGCGCTCGGACCGTGGGAGCTGGCCTTCTGCGCGGTCATGACGTACGTCGCCTTCCGCGGGCTCGACTCGTGGACGTTCATCGGCATCGGCTGGCTCCTGCACACCGGCTGGGACGTCGTCCACCACCTCAAGGGCCAGCCGATCCTGCCGTTCGCCCACGACTCGTCGTTCGGCTGCGCGTTCTGCGACCCGGTGATCGCGATCTGGTGCTTCACCGGCGGCCGGTTCCGGCGGGTTGGCGCACCTGAGTCGCGGGTACCCGGCGGGGCATGA
- a CDS encoding MFS transporter codes for MTRTCGQPSTTAQAILPDLVARPLLPRANGRQQAVTTITEQFAGPPLGSLLFGVAAALPFALDAVSFALSAVLVATLPRRARGARPRSAVRDGLAWLLRHRLLRTLAILVGVNAFCGQLAAATLVLLATQVVHLDARGYGLLLGGAALGSVLGGLVNARIVAGIGARAALLTALVVNVGAFAGIGLSRDAVVLGAFLAVTGFVTTLWNIVTVGLRQQLVPSSLLGRVTSAYRLLAWGLIPAGTLAGGLVAHGLGLRAPYLVAAAVRGLALVVALPVLVRD; via the coding sequence TTGACCAGGACGTGCGGGCAGCCGAGCACGACGGCCCAGGCGATCCTGCCGGACCTGGTCGCGCGGCCCCTGCTGCCGCGCGCCAACGGCCGTCAGCAGGCGGTCACCACGATCACCGAGCAGTTCGCCGGCCCGCCGCTGGGCAGCCTGCTGTTCGGCGTCGCGGCGGCGCTGCCGTTCGCGCTCGACGCCGTCTCCTTCGCGCTGTCCGCCGTGCTGGTGGCGACGCTGCCGCGGCGCGCCCGCGGCGCCCGGCCGCGCTCCGCGGTCCGGGACGGCCTGGCGTGGCTCCTGCGCCACCGGCTGCTGCGCACACTGGCGATCCTGGTGGGCGTCAACGCCTTCTGCGGCCAGCTCGCCGCCGCGACACTGGTGCTGCTCGCCACGCAGGTCGTGCACCTCGACGCGCGCGGCTACGGCCTGCTGCTCGGCGGGGCCGCGCTCGGCAGTGTGCTCGGCGGCCTGGTCAACGCGCGCATCGTGGCCGGGATCGGGGCGCGGGCGGCGCTGCTGACCGCGCTGGTGGTGAACGTCGGCGCGTTCGCGGGCATCGGCCTGAGCCGCGACGCCGTGGTGCTCGGCGCGTTCCTCGCCGTGACCGGTTTCGTGACGACGCTGTGGAACATCGTCACCGTCGGGCTCCGGCAGCAGCTCGTGCCGTCCTCGCTGCTCGGCCGCGTCACGAGCGCGTACCGGCTGCTCGCCTGGGGCCTGATCCCGGCCGGCACCCTGGCCGGCGGGCTGGTGGCGCACGGGCTGGGGCTGCGGGCGCCCTATCTCGTGGCGGCCGCCGTGCGCGGGCTCGCGCTGGTGGTGGCGCTGCCCGTGCTGGTCCGGGACTAG
- a CDS encoding ArsR/SmtB family transcription factor — MLGCPHVLVKRRTSTQTTVRYPARGRGALWTAGTRPPSEGTVRLLGRPRAALLEALRSPATTTELARALGVTPSAVPQHLAVLRENGLVDRERSGRQVLYLVTALGTSLLGG, encoded by the coding sequence GTGCTCGGCTGCCCGCACGTCCTGGTCAAGCGGCGCACGTCCACGCAGACGACGGTCCGCTACCCGGCCCGCGGCCGCGGCGCCCTGTGGACGGCGGGCACGCGCCCGCCGTCGGAGGGCACGGTCCGGCTGCTCGGCCGCCCCCGTGCCGCACTCCTCGAAGCACTGCGCTCGCCCGCCACCACGACCGAGCTGGCCCGCGCGCTCGGCGTGACGCCCAGCGCGGTGCCGCAGCACCTGGCCGTCCTGCGCGAGAACGGCCTGGTGGACCGGGAACGTTCCGGGCGCCAGGTCCTCTACTTGGTCACGGCGCTCGGAACGTCCCTCCTCGGCGGTTAA
- a CDS encoding phosphatase PAP2 family protein, with protein sequence MSSESVRRRWPAWYFEAPLLVAGYVAFGLARAAVYRGDAAATSTAVFVQRLEQTLRIAVEHPLNHAMLAHPVAMYLTGYFYRLCVLAVPAVLIWLRVSHFARYRRLLAVLVVLMLLDILLVWLFPESPPRLAQSGIVDYMATYDILGGAASRTPSRAVNPLAAMPSMHIAWTTWCAYTAWSVLRRRGPRRAWPVWLFPLGTALVLLVTGHHYVLDIVAGVALVAIAIGLTRLVQELYNRRCTKF encoded by the coding sequence ATGTCCTCGGAGAGCGTCCGGCGCAGGTGGCCCGCATGGTATTTCGAGGCGCCGCTGCTCGTCGCCGGGTACGTCGCCTTCGGCCTGGCGCGGGCCGCGGTCTACCGGGGCGACGCGGCGGCCACGAGCACCGCGGTGTTCGTCCAGCGTCTGGAGCAGACCCTCCGGATCGCCGTCGAGCACCCGCTCAACCACGCGATGCTCGCGCATCCGGTCGCGATGTACCTCACCGGCTACTTCTACCGGCTGTGCGTTCTCGCCGTACCGGCCGTCCTGATCTGGCTCCGCGTCTCCCACTTCGCGCGCTACCGCCGGCTGCTGGCCGTGCTCGTGGTGCTGATGCTCCTGGACATCCTGCTGGTGTGGCTCTTCCCGGAGTCCCCGCCGCGGCTCGCGCAGAGCGGCATCGTCGACTACATGGCGACGTACGACATCCTCGGCGGAGCCGCTTCCCGCACCCCCAGCCGGGCGGTGAACCCGCTGGCGGCGATGCCGAGCATGCACATCGCCTGGACGACCTGGTGCGCCTACACGGCGTGGTCGGTGCTGCGCCGGCGCGGTCCGAGACGTGCGTGGCCGGTCTGGCTGTTCCCCCTCGGCACGGCGTTGGTCCTCCTCGTGACCGGGCACCACTACGTCCTGGACATCGTCGCCGGGGTCGCCCTCGTCGCGATCGCGATCGGGCTGACCCGGCTGGTACAAGAGCTGTACAACCGCCGATGTACGAAATTTTGA
- a CDS encoding HpcH/HpaI aldolase/citrate lyase family protein yields MSPPLTFLYTPADRPDRVRKALESEADVVLVDLEDAVAPARKDEARSHALELLASVVRPVQVRVNHPSTPWHAADLAALARLPLPVGVRLPKVESPEEIQAVEAALPGRALHPLIESALGVERALDIATASPRIASIGLGEADLRSDLGVADDAGLTWARSRVIVAARAARLAPPAMSAYANVRDLDGLAASCRAGRALGFRGRTAIHPVQLETIRNAFLPTPQEVSRAREVIARVTGATAAGVGAIALPDGTFLDVAMVEQARTVLSLAD; encoded by the coding sequence GTGAGCCCGCCGCTGACGTTCCTCTACACCCCGGCCGACCGGCCGGACCGGGTGCGCAAGGCCCTGGAGTCCGAGGCGGACGTCGTGCTCGTCGACCTCGAGGACGCGGTCGCCCCGGCGCGCAAGGACGAAGCCCGTTCGCACGCCCTGGAGTTGCTCGCTTCGGTGGTCAGGCCGGTGCAGGTGCGCGTCAACCACCCGAGCACACCCTGGCACGCCGCCGACCTCGCCGCGCTCGCGCGCCTGCCGCTGCCGGTCGGCGTACGGCTGCCGAAAGTCGAGTCGCCGGAAGAGATCCAGGCCGTCGAGGCCGCGCTGCCGGGCCGGGCGCTGCACCCGCTGATCGAGTCGGCGCTCGGGGTGGAACGGGCCCTGGACATCGCCACGGCGTCGCCGCGGATCGCGTCGATCGGGCTCGGCGAGGCCGACCTGCGCTCGGACCTCGGCGTCGCCGACGACGCCGGGCTGACGTGGGCGCGCAGCCGCGTGATCGTCGCGGCGCGGGCGGCCCGGCTCGCACCACCCGCGATGTCCGCCTACGCGAACGTCCGCGACCTCGACGGGCTCGCGGCGTCGTGCCGGGCGGGCCGCGCGCTCGGCTTCCGCGGCCGGACCGCGATCCACCCGGTGCAGCTCGAGACGATCAGGAACGCGTTCCTGCCGACCCCGCAGGAGGTCTCGCGGGCGCGCGAAGTCATCGCGCGGGTCACCGGCGCGACGGCGGCCGGCGTCGGCGCGATCGCGTTGCCGGACGGGACCTTCCTCGACGTGGCCATGGTGGAGCAGGCGCGGACGGTGCTTTCGCTGGCCGACTAG
- a CDS encoding CaiB/BaiF CoA transferase family protein, with amino-acid sequence MTVSRDASAGALAGLRVVDASTLFAGPMAAMHLGDMGADVIKVEHPRKPDPSRTHGAAKDGVNLWWKTLGRNKRTVTADLGSEGGREVFLALATTADVVIENFRPGTLERWHLGYDELASWNPKLVLARVTGFGQLGPYRSRPGFGTLAEAMSGFAATTGEPDGPPTLPPFGLADGVASLATAYAIMVALAARGTTGRGQVVDTAIIEPMLAMLGPQITRWDQLRTVQPRTGNRSTNNAPRNTYRTADGQWVAVSTSAQSIAERVVRMVGRPDLADEPWFATGADRARHADELDEAVGKWIGQRTRDEVVAAFEEAQAAVAPIYDAADIVADPQFCALGTIHEIEDADLGPMLMQGPLFRLSGHDGVIGFTGRPHGADTDAVLEELGFSPERVAELRERGAV; translated from the coding sequence ATGACCGTCTCCCGCGATGCCTCGGCCGGGGCGCTGGCCGGGCTGCGCGTCGTCGACGCGTCCACGCTGTTCGCCGGCCCGATGGCCGCGATGCACCTGGGTGACATGGGCGCCGACGTGATCAAGGTCGAGCACCCGCGCAAACCCGACCCCTCGCGCACCCACGGCGCCGCGAAGGACGGCGTCAACCTGTGGTGGAAGACCCTGGGCCGGAACAAGCGCACGGTCACCGCCGACCTCGGCAGCGAAGGCGGCCGCGAGGTGTTCCTCGCGCTGGCCACCACGGCGGACGTCGTCATCGAGAACTTCCGCCCCGGCACCCTCGAACGCTGGCACCTCGGGTACGACGAGCTGGCGAGCTGGAACCCGAAGCTCGTGCTCGCCCGCGTCACCGGGTTCGGGCAGCTCGGCCCCTACCGGAGCCGGCCGGGTTTCGGGACGCTCGCCGAGGCGATGAGCGGGTTCGCGGCGACGACCGGGGAACCGGACGGCCCGCCGACGCTCCCGCCGTTCGGGCTCGCGGACGGCGTGGCGTCCCTGGCCACGGCGTACGCGATCATGGTCGCGCTCGCGGCGCGTGGGACCACCGGGCGCGGGCAGGTCGTCGACACCGCCATCATCGAGCCGATGCTGGCCATGCTCGGCCCGCAGATCACGCGCTGGGACCAGCTGCGCACCGTCCAGCCGCGCACCGGCAACCGGTCGACGAACAACGCGCCGCGCAACACCTACCGCACCGCGGACGGCCAGTGGGTCGCGGTGTCCACTTCGGCCCAGTCGATCGCCGAGCGCGTGGTCCGCATGGTCGGCCGCCCGGACCTGGCCGACGAACCGTGGTTCGCCACCGGGGCCGACCGGGCCCGCCACGCCGACGAACTCGACGAAGCCGTCGGCAAGTGGATCGGGCAGCGCACGCGCGACGAGGTCGTCGCCGCGTTCGAGGAAGCGCAGGCGGCGGTCGCGCCGATCTACGACGCCGCCGACATCGTCGCGGACCCGCAGTTCTGCGCGCTCGGCACGATCCACGAGATCGAGGACGCCGACCTCGGCCCGATGCTCATGCAGGGCCCGCTGTTCCGGCTGTCGGGCCACGACGGCGTCATCGGCTTCACCGGCCGCCCGCACGGCGCCGACACCGACGCCGTGCTGGAGGAGCTCGGGTTCTCGCCCGAGCGGGTGGCCGAGCTGCGCGAGCGGGGTGCGGTGTGA